In Rhodothermus marinus DSM 4252, a single genomic region encodes these proteins:
- a CDS encoding GbsR/MarR family transcriptional regulator, protein MRRGLTPLQRDLVEEFGNIYEGYGLSRLKGLIVGLLLTQPEPLSLDEIATLLNRSKGPISSTIRELASIGLVRKVNGPENRRDYYVAHPDLFLNNFKFNMATVRKNRRTAEQFLREMEASGDPAHQAAVERLRHMQAFYRLMEQFYENFTKEWERVRAQMEAANASVN, encoded by the coding sequence ATGAGACGGGGCCTGACGCCGCTGCAGCGTGATCTGGTGGAAGAGTTCGGAAATATCTACGAAGGCTACGGGCTTTCGCGGCTGAAGGGATTGATCGTGGGGTTGCTCTTGACGCAGCCGGAGCCGCTTTCGCTGGACGAGATTGCCACGTTGCTCAACCGGTCGAAAGGGCCCATTTCAAGCACGATCCGGGAGCTGGCAAGCATCGGGCTGGTGCGCAAGGTCAACGGCCCGGAAAACCGTCGCGACTACTACGTGGCGCACCCCGACCTGTTTTTGAACAACTTCAAGTTCAACATGGCAACGGTGCGCAAAAATCGGCGCACGGCCGAGCAGTTTCTCCGGGAGATGGAGGCCAGCGGAGATCCAGCCCATCAGGCGGCCGTCGAGCGACTGCGCCATATGCAGGCTTTCTACCGGCTGATGGAGCAGTTCTACGAGAACTTTACGAAGGAATGGGAGCGGGTCCGGGCGCAAATGGAAGCCGCCAACGCCTCGGTGAATTGA
- a CDS encoding heavy metal-responsive transcriptional regulator, producing MLTRSELAQKAGVHAETIRYYEQRGLLPPPRRTAAGYRAYSETDVARLRFIKRAQELGFSLREIEELLTLEATPGASSGLVRQRALAKIAEIEARIRDLTRIRDTLRRLVAACDGKAPVEHCPILHALHDDHGTHADTGTPDGNA from the coding sequence ATGCTGACACGCAGCGAACTGGCGCAAAAGGCCGGCGTGCACGCCGAAACGATCCGCTACTACGAGCAGCGGGGCCTGTTGCCTCCGCCCCGCCGGACGGCCGCCGGCTACCGCGCCTACTCCGAAACGGACGTGGCCCGCCTGCGCTTCATCAAACGGGCGCAGGAGCTGGGTTTCTCGCTCCGTGAAATCGAAGAACTGCTGACGCTCGAGGCGACCCCGGGCGCCAGCAGCGGGCTGGTCCGCCAGCGGGCGCTGGCCAAGATCGCCGAAATCGAGGCGCGCATCCGGGACCTGACCCGCATCCGCGATACGCTGCGCCGGCTGGTGGCCGCCTGCGACGGCAAAGCGCCCGTCGAACACTGTCCGATCCTTCACGCCCTGCACGACGACCATGGAACGCACGCCGACACCGGAACCCCTGACGGAAACGCCTGA
- a CDS encoding TonB-dependent receptor domain-containing protein, with translation MKRLLWFCLLGWLGSPFALAQSGWIEGQVLDATSGAALPGANVVLVETGQGTTTDVDGAFRLGPVSPGRYTLQVSFVGYQARTQLVQVGTAPVRLTLTLAPALFEAEAVVVTGTRQTEKLLEAPVTIETITAADLTRTGGGTFLSALAGLKGIDFVDAGINAQGISARGFNSQFNTRMLAMIDGRVAQLPGTGLPQGNFMPTAPLDVKAIEVVVGPASALYGPNAHTGVVNVITKDPWDESGLSLAARTGERSLIDITGRAAGTVGSWGWKVTGQYLEADDFEPSREEGLHNYGTTIFEGDVLRDLGGYHIRSAKLEGFLYYRLGQWQAKAGAGYSTNDNFGLTNNGRNHIRGWEVQYQTVEVSHPNWYAQFTRTKNDAGRTYQLNAVVQAAAAQVAAGVPLDQVDLGALREASKFVDRGALLDGEVQYRQSLPFLQGRVVAGVQVRRYLPDSDGTFLADAGGEDLSATEVGGYAQLDLRLVPDRLRLVTAARIDRHTNYSTQFSPKAALVYTVLPGHNVRFGYNRAFKSPTILENYLFIPIRRFDILTGYYVNAFGNRDGYVIKDASGQVVSRVEGLEPEQVDALELGYKGAFGTRAFVDVVGYYSWYRNFISPLTLVADGFTTLAYEADGTTPVRAPASDALFNGLLTYLNFGRAQVAGLDAGLTL, from the coding sequence ATGAAACGGCTGCTCTGGTTCTGTCTGCTGGGCTGGCTCGGAAGCCCTTTTGCGCTGGCTCAATCGGGCTGGATTGAGGGACAGGTGCTGGATGCGACCAGCGGAGCGGCGTTGCCCGGCGCCAACGTCGTGCTCGTGGAAACCGGCCAGGGGACGACCACCGACGTGGACGGTGCGTTTCGGCTGGGGCCGGTATCCCCCGGGCGCTATACGTTGCAGGTGTCATTCGTAGGGTACCAGGCGCGCACGCAGCTTGTGCAGGTGGGCACAGCACCGGTGCGATTGACCCTGACGCTGGCGCCCGCCCTGTTCGAAGCCGAGGCCGTGGTGGTGACCGGTACGCGCCAGACCGAAAAGCTGCTCGAGGCGCCGGTGACCATCGAAACGATTACCGCGGCCGACCTGACCCGAACAGGAGGCGGCACCTTTCTCTCGGCGCTGGCCGGCCTGAAGGGCATCGACTTCGTGGATGCCGGTATCAATGCGCAGGGCATTTCGGCGCGTGGGTTCAACAGCCAGTTCAACACGCGTATGCTTGCGATGATCGACGGCCGGGTGGCCCAACTGCCCGGCACAGGACTCCCACAGGGCAATTTTATGCCGACGGCTCCGCTGGACGTGAAGGCAATCGAAGTGGTCGTCGGACCGGCTTCGGCGCTCTACGGCCCCAATGCCCACACCGGTGTGGTGAACGTCATCACCAAAGATCCCTGGGACGAATCGGGCCTGTCGCTGGCGGCACGTACCGGCGAGCGGTCGCTGATCGACATCACGGGGCGGGCGGCCGGTACGGTTGGATCCTGGGGGTGGAAAGTCACCGGGCAGTATCTGGAAGCCGACGACTTTGAACCAAGCCGCGAAGAAGGCCTGCATAACTACGGCACTACCATTTTTGAAGGCGACGTGCTGCGCGACCTTGGAGGCTATCATATCCGATCGGCCAAACTGGAAGGATTTCTTTACTACCGGCTGGGGCAATGGCAGGCAAAGGCTGGTGCTGGTTATTCGACCAACGACAACTTCGGGCTGACCAACAACGGCCGCAATCACATCCGGGGCTGGGAGGTGCAGTATCAGACGGTCGAGGTCAGCCATCCCAACTGGTACGCCCAGTTCACGCGTACGAAGAACGACGCGGGCCGAACGTATCAGCTCAATGCCGTCGTACAGGCGGCGGCCGCCCAGGTAGCGGCGGGGGTGCCGCTGGACCAGGTCGATCTGGGAGCGCTTCGAGAAGCCAGTAAGTTTGTGGATCGCGGGGCGCTGCTCGATGGCGAAGTGCAGTACCGGCAGTCATTGCCGTTCCTGCAAGGACGGGTGGTGGCCGGCGTGCAGGTGCGCCGTTACCTGCCGGACTCCGACGGCACGTTTCTGGCCGATGCGGGCGGCGAAGACCTGAGCGCGACCGAAGTAGGCGGCTATGCCCAGCTCGATCTGCGTCTGGTACCCGATCGGTTGCGACTGGTGACGGCGGCCCGCATCGATCGCCATACGAACTACAGCACGCAGTTCAGCCCGAAGGCGGCGCTGGTCTACACGGTCCTTCCCGGCCATAACGTGCGCTTCGGCTACAACCGGGCGTTCAAGAGTCCCACCATCCTGGAAAACTATCTGTTCATTCCCATCCGCCGCTTCGACATCCTGACCGGCTACTACGTCAACGCCTTTGGCAACCGGGACGGTTACGTGATCAAAGATGCGAGCGGGCAGGTGGTCAGTCGGGTGGAGGGGCTGGAGCCGGAGCAGGTGGATGCGCTGGAGCTGGGCTACAAGGGCGCTTTTGGGACGCGGGCGTTCGTGGACGTGGTGGGCTACTACTCCTGGTATCGCAACTTCATCAGTCCGCTGACGCTGGTGGCCGATGGCTTTACGACGCTCGCTTACGAGGCCGACGGGACCACACCGGTGCGCGCCCCCGCTTCGGACGCGCTGTTCAACGGCCTGCTGACCTACCTGAATTTCGGGCGGGCGCAGGTGGCCGGGCTGGACGCCGGGTTGACGCTGTAG
- a CDS encoding cation transporter, with product MDATAWIVTLIGLAAMAWVVWYFWLSEPGRQPATQPGKTAMKTQETFQIEGMSCQHCVHAVTSALKKLPGVEVQSVEIGRATVAYDPAQVSRDQLKAAIEAEGYTVVS from the coding sequence ATGGACGCAACCGCCTGGATCGTGACGCTGATCGGCCTGGCCGCCATGGCCTGGGTCGTCTGGTACTTCTGGCTCTCGGAACCAGGACGTCAACCCGCAACCCAACCCGGAAAAACCGCCATGAAGACGCAGGAAACGTTCCAGATCGAAGGCATGAGCTGCCAGCACTGCGTGCATGCCGTAACCAGTGCCCTGAAAAAGCTGCCGGGGGTCGAGGTGCAGTCGGTCGAAATTGGCCGCGCCACGGTGGCTTACGACCCGGCGCAGGTCAGCCGGGACCAGCTCAAAGCCGCCATCGAAGCGGAAGGCTACACGGTGGTTTCCTGA
- a CDS encoding heavy metal translocating P-type ATPase, which translates to MERTPTPEPLTETPETETALRLPVEGMECAACAVRIERRLRTVPGVRQASVNFATGEAAVAIDPQAVRLEQLVSAVEEAGYGVRTETLRVPLTRTPSADELAQCFGRTNGVLRWEVVEEDGAPVLEVRYVPVVADPAALQQQLVAAGLLAESARRAIPTDREALRREREAHYRDVRRRFWIAALLSLPVVVLAMAHGALDFPGSRWIQLLLTTPVVFWAGRPFFTGAWRAFRHHAADMNTLVAIGVGSAYVYSTVATVFPGFFEAAGRSPDVYFEAAAVIVTLILLGRMLEARARARTSAAIEKLLDLQPPRARVERNGRLKEVPVEAVRVGDRVVVRPGEKIPVDGIVEEGTAAVDESMITGESVPVDKKPGDPVIGGTLNQSGALVVRVTRVGRDTVLQQIVRLVEEAQARKAPIQRLADRVAGIFVPVVMLVAIATFVLWFDFGPEPRLTHALLTFVSVLIIACPCALGLATPTAILVATGRAAQLGVLIKGGDALERLHHVDLVVFDKTGTLTEGRPHLARVVPLNGHEADALLAMAAAVEQRSEHPLARAVVEAAEARGLTLPPVRDFEALAGLGVAARVGGRHVQIGRPAFLAEQGVPVPEEQVTALAAEGHTVVAVAVDGVPAGLLALTDTIRPSAEPAIRALHRTGRRVAMITGDSEAAARAVARRLGIDEVRANVLPQDKAAAVAAFQAEGHVVAMVGDGINDAPALAQADVGIAMGSGTDIAIEAGDVTLMRPDLRAVVDAFRLSARTLRNIKQNLFFAFIYNVLGIPIAAGVLYPFTGLLLNPIIAAAAMALSSVSVVTNSLRLRRFQPEPLD; encoded by the coding sequence ATGGAACGCACGCCGACACCGGAACCCCTGACGGAAACGCCTGAGACGGAAACGGCGCTGCGCCTGCCCGTCGAGGGCATGGAGTGCGCGGCCTGCGCCGTGCGCATCGAACGGCGGCTGCGCACCGTGCCGGGCGTCCGCCAGGCCAGCGTCAACTTCGCCACGGGCGAGGCGGCCGTGGCCATCGACCCGCAGGCCGTCCGTCTGGAACAGCTTGTTTCGGCCGTCGAGGAGGCGGGCTACGGCGTGCGCACCGAAACGCTCCGCGTACCGCTGACGCGCACGCCCTCGGCCGACGAACTGGCGCAGTGTTTCGGCCGCACGAACGGGGTGCTGCGCTGGGAAGTCGTCGAAGAAGACGGCGCGCCCGTCCTTGAGGTGCGCTACGTGCCCGTCGTGGCCGATCCGGCTGCGCTCCAGCAGCAGCTCGTGGCGGCCGGCCTGCTGGCCGAAAGCGCGCGGCGGGCCATCCCGACCGACCGCGAGGCGCTGCGCCGCGAGCGCGAGGCGCACTATCGGGACGTCCGCCGACGCTTCTGGATCGCGGCACTGCTGAGCCTGCCGGTGGTCGTGCTGGCCATGGCCCACGGTGCGCTGGACTTCCCCGGAAGCCGCTGGATTCAGCTGCTGCTCACCACGCCCGTGGTCTTCTGGGCCGGCCGGCCGTTCTTTACGGGCGCCTGGCGAGCCTTCCGCCACCACGCGGCCGACATGAACACGCTGGTGGCCATCGGCGTGGGCTCGGCCTACGTCTACAGCACGGTCGCCACCGTCTTTCCGGGTTTCTTCGAGGCGGCCGGGCGCTCGCCGGACGTCTACTTCGAGGCGGCGGCCGTCATCGTCACGCTGATCCTGCTGGGGCGTATGCTCGAAGCCCGGGCCCGCGCCCGCACCAGCGCGGCCATCGAAAAACTGCTGGATCTGCAACCGCCCCGCGCCCGCGTGGAGCGTAACGGCCGCCTGAAAGAGGTGCCCGTCGAGGCCGTTCGCGTGGGCGACCGCGTCGTGGTCCGCCCCGGGGAGAAGATTCCGGTGGACGGCATCGTCGAAGAGGGCACGGCGGCCGTCGACGAAAGCATGATCACGGGCGAGTCGGTTCCGGTCGATAAAAAGCCCGGCGATCCGGTCATCGGCGGCACGCTGAATCAGAGCGGTGCGCTGGTGGTGCGCGTGACGCGCGTCGGGCGCGACACGGTGCTGCAGCAGATCGTCCGGCTCGTCGAAGAGGCCCAGGCGCGCAAGGCGCCCATCCAGCGCCTGGCCGACCGCGTGGCCGGCATCTTCGTGCCCGTGGTCATGCTGGTGGCGATCGCCACGTTCGTGCTCTGGTTCGACTTCGGCCCGGAGCCGCGTCTGACGCACGCGCTGCTGACGTTCGTTTCTGTGCTGATCATCGCATGCCCGTGCGCGCTGGGGCTGGCCACGCCCACCGCCATCCTGGTGGCCACGGGTCGGGCGGCCCAGCTCGGCGTGCTCATCAAAGGCGGCGACGCCCTGGAGCGCCTGCACCACGTCGATCTGGTGGTGTTCGACAAGACCGGCACGCTCACCGAGGGGCGGCCGCATCTGGCGCGCGTCGTGCCGCTCAACGGGCATGAGGCCGACGCGTTGCTGGCGATGGCGGCGGCCGTCGAGCAGCGCTCGGAGCACCCCCTGGCCCGGGCCGTGGTCGAGGCGGCCGAGGCGCGCGGGCTGACGCTTCCCCCCGTGCGCGACTTCGAGGCGCTGGCCGGGCTGGGCGTGGCGGCCCGCGTCGGCGGCCGTCACGTACAGATCGGGCGGCCAGCCTTTCTGGCCGAGCAGGGCGTTCCGGTGCCCGAGGAGCAGGTGACGGCGCTGGCTGCCGAAGGCCATACGGTGGTGGCCGTGGCCGTCGACGGGGTGCCGGCCGGTCTGCTGGCCCTTACCGATACGATCCGTCCATCGGCCGAGCCGGCCATCCGGGCGCTGCACCGCACGGGCCGCCGCGTGGCCATGATCACCGGCGACAGCGAGGCGGCCGCCCGCGCCGTCGCCCGCCGCCTGGGCATCGACGAAGTCCGGGCCAACGTGCTACCGCAGGACAAAGCCGCGGCCGTGGCTGCCTTCCAGGCGGAAGGGCACGTCGTGGCCATGGTAGGCGACGGCATCAACGACGCCCCGGCGCTGGCGCAGGCCGACGTGGGCATCGCCATGGGGTCCGGCACCGACATCGCCATCGAGGCGGGCGACGTCACGCTCATGCGCCCGGACCTGCGGGCCGTCGTCGACGCCTTCCGGCTGTCGGCCCGTACGCTTCGCAACATCAAGCAGAATCTGTTCTTCGCCTTCATCTACAACGTACTGGGCATCCCGATCGCCGCGGGCGTGCTGTATCCGTTCACCGGCCTGCTGCTCAATCCGATCATCGCGGCTGCCGCCATGGCGCTTTCGAGCGTCTCGGTGGTCACCAACAGCCTCCGCCTGCGGCGCTTTCAACCCGAACCGCTGGACTGA